The Bacillales bacterium genome includes a region encoding these proteins:
- a CDS encoding glycoside hydrolase 100 family protein has product MKALVREGTERAESVLLANGGELGLLGSNQAYQQVWARDSMICGFGLLLCKDAEGLAIQKRSLETLRRFQSKLGKIPHNVGQTNVEDPALIAHGGKLKVEGVEGKAIEDTIHAGCVDGNLWYVISHYYTFYHTGDIAFLRQAWPSLQQALLWLEYQDSNECGLLEVHEAMDWADLFANRYNVLFDNVLYFAVWNAMGKMGKALGVDVSKYFAKAEDVRKKINVLLWVGPEEPNDYAWVANERKEWLYPLKRTETELVERPFYLPYMAFRDYADRFDTLANLLAILFGVADQTKADKILDYIHGCGLNEPYPVNACYPVIHPGDKDWREYYRVRNLNQPYHYHNGGAWPFIGAFYVAALVQAGRQTEAERQLDKLTEMNRDGKAKPWEFNEWFHGESGRPMGYGGQSWSAALYLFAADAVKRASVRGFDWKGSWLQNPVTSTS; this is encoded by the coding sequence ATGAAGGCGCTGGTACGAGAAGGGACCGAGCGGGCGGAATCCGTCTTGCTTGCCAACGGCGGAGAACTTGGCTTGCTCGGATCCAATCAAGCGTATCAACAAGTATGGGCGCGTGACAGCATGATTTGCGGATTCGGTCTTTTGCTTTGCAAGGATGCTGAGGGGCTTGCGATTCAGAAACGATCGCTTGAAACGCTGCGTCGTTTTCAGTCGAAACTTGGAAAAATCCCTCACAATGTCGGGCAGACGAATGTCGAAGATCCTGCCTTAATCGCCCACGGCGGAAAACTGAAGGTTGAGGGTGTCGAAGGCAAGGCAATCGAGGACACGATTCATGCAGGCTGCGTGGACGGCAACTTATGGTATGTCATCAGCCATTATTATACGTTTTATCATACCGGCGATATTGCTTTTCTCCGTCAAGCTTGGCCGAGTTTGCAACAAGCGCTGCTCTGGCTAGAATATCAAGATTCCAACGAATGCGGGTTGCTCGAGGTTCATGAAGCCATGGATTGGGCGGATTTATTCGCGAATCGGTATAACGTTTTGTTCGACAACGTCTTATATTTTGCTGTGTGGAATGCGATGGGGAAAATGGGCAAAGCGCTCGGTGTCGACGTTAGCAAGTATTTTGCCAAAGCTGAAGACGTGCGCAAAAAGATTAACGTGTTGCTTTGGGTCGGGCCGGAAGAACCAAACGACTATGCTTGGGTAGCGAATGAACGAAAGGAATGGCTGTATCCGTTAAAACGCACCGAAACCGAGCTCGTTGAACGTCCGTTTTATTTGCCGTACATGGCTTTTCGCGATTACGCGGACCGTTTTGACACGTTAGCCAATTTGTTAGCCATCTTGTTCGGTGTCGCGGATCAAACGAAAGCGGATAAAATTCTCGACTACATCCACGGGTGCGGGTTAAACGAACCGTATCCAGTGAACGCCTGTTATCCGGTCATCCATCCCGGCGACAAAGATTGGCGCGAGTATTACCGTGTCCGCAATTTGAATCAACCGTATCATTATCATAATGGCGGGGCTTGGCCGTTCATCGGCGCATTTTACGTAGCGGCGCTCGTGCAAGCCGGAAGACAGACCGAGGCCGAGCGGCAGTTGGATAAATTAACGGAAATGAACCGGGACGGTAAAGCAAAACCGTGGGAATTCAACGAATGGTTCCACGGGGAATCCGGTCGTCCGATGGGGTACGGGGGCCAGTCGTGGTCCGCTGCGTTGTATTTGTTCGCCGCCGACGCCGTGAAACGTGCATCCGTTCGCGGGTTTGACTGGAAAGGCAGTTGGTTGCAGAATCCAGTAACGTCTACTTCATAA